From one Lolium rigidum isolate FL_2022 chromosome 4, APGP_CSIRO_Lrig_0.1, whole genome shotgun sequence genomic stretch:
- the LOC124707113 gene encoding uncharacterized protein LOC124707113, with protein sequence MEIEAFPIGFTKGIRSHWRRRKYQRLEAGEGGSRTKGNTQRLGGGARRSGGWRLRLRGLILRRVRVVRAVVAAPARLLGRLRDAYVGGMLTVARKAAITALPSDGMWTKRVPRRKHQKLLLPGAAAAAQQGPSEFEKRLVMEIYKSIVASKELTTMLHSSAAHLTTNTASA encoded by the coding sequence ATGGAGATTGAGGCGTTCCCGATAGGGTTCACCAAGGGCATCCGCTCGCACTGGCGCCGCCGCAAGTACCAGCGCCTGGAGGCCGGCGAGGGCGGCAGCAGGACCAAGGGCAACACGCAGCGCCTCGGCGGCGGCGCCCGGCGTTCCGGCGGGTGGCGCCTGCGGCTTCGCGGGCTAATCCTGCGCCGCGTGCGCGTGGTTCGAGCGGTTGTCGCGGCGCCCGCACGGCTGCTGGGGCGGCTGCGGGACGCGTACGTGGGCGGCATGCTGACGGTGGCCAGGAAGGCGGCGATCACGGCGCTGCCCAGCGACGGGATGTGGACGAAGCGCGTGCCGCGGCGGAAGCACCAGAAGCTGTTGCTGCctggggctgcggcggcggcgcaacaGGGCCCTTCGGAGTTCGAGAAGCGGCTGGTCATGGAGATCTACAAGTCCATCGTCGCCtccaaggagctcaccaccatgcTCCACTCCTCCGCCGCGCACCTCACCACGAACACAGCATCAGCCTAG